A single genomic interval of Cucumis sativus cultivar 9930 chromosome 5, Cucumber_9930_V3, whole genome shotgun sequence harbors:
- the LOC101215626 gene encoding cucumisin codes for MRMISRRSISSSSLIFKFVFFSSLFSSLLASSLDSDNDGRKIYIVYMGNKLEDSASTPSHHMRMLEEVVGSSFAPEALLHSYKRSFNGFVVKLTEEEAQKISAKENVVSVFPNEKKHLHTTRSWDFMGFTQKAPRVKQVESNIVVGVLDSGIWPESPSFSDVGYGPPPPKWKGACQTSANFHCNRKIIGARAYRSDKFFPPEDIKSPRDSDGHGTHTASTVAGGLVNQASLYGLALGTARGGVPSARIAVYKICWSDGCYDADILAAFDDAIADGVDIISLSVGGSKPKYYFNDSIAIGAFHSMKHGILTSNSAGNDGPDYFTIRNFSPWSLSVAASSIDRKLVSRVQLGNKNTFQGYTINTFDLKGKQHPLIYAGSAPNISAGFTGSSSRFCSRNSVDRNLVKGKIVLCDSVLSPATFVSLNGAVGVVMNDLGVKDNARSYPLPSSYLDPVDGDNIKTYMDRTRFPTATILKSNAVNDTSAPWIVSFSSRGPNPETYDILKPDLTAPGVEILAAWSPIATVSSGVRDSRTTLYNIISGTSMSCPHATAAAVYVKTFHPTWSPAAIKSALMTTATPLNAKLNTQVEFAYGAGHINPLRAVHPGLLYDAYESDYVRFLCGQGYTTAMVRRLSGDNSVCTRANSGRVWDLNYPSFALSSTSSQSFNQFFRRTVTNVGSKVSTYRAKVVGVPRGLSITVNPPVLSFNAIGQKKSFTLTIRGSISQSIVSASLVWSDGHHNVRSPITVFVVGTA; via the exons ATGAGAATGATAAGTAGAAGAAgtatatcttcttcttctctcatcTTCAAGttcgttttcttttctagCCTTTTCTCTAGTTTGCTCGCATCTAGCTTGGATTCTGACAATGATGGTCGAAAg ATTTATATTGTGTACATGGGGAACAAGCTGGAGGATTCAGCTTCCACTCCTTCACATCACATGAGAATGTTGGAAGAAGTGGTTGGCAg CTCATTTGCTCCAGAAGCTCTACTCCACAGCTACAAGAGAAGTTTCAATGGATTTGTGGTAAAGCTCACTGAAGAAGAAGCTCAAAAGATTTCTG CCAAGGAAAACGTTGTGTCTGTGTTtccaaatgaaaagaaacatcTTCATACCACAAGATCATGGGATTTCATGGGTTTTACACAAAAAGCTCCTCGTGTAAAACAAGTTGAAAGCAACATTGTTGTTGGAGTTTTGGACTCTGGAATTTGGCCAGAATCTCCTAGCTTTAGTGATGTTGGTTATGGCCCTCCACCCCCTAAATGGAAGGGCGCTTGCCAAACCTCTGCTAACTTTCATTGCAACAG AAAAATCATTGGAGCTCGAGCATATCGGAGCGACAAATTCTTTCCTCCTGAAGACATTAAAAGTCCAAGAGATTCAGACGGTCATGGGACACACACCGCATCGACAGTGGCCGGAGGTCTCGTGAATCAAGCGAGTTTGTACGGTCTTGCACTCGGCACAGCCAGAGGAGGGGTTCCCTCTGCACGCATTGCAGTGTACAAGATATGTTGGTCCGATGGGTGTTACGATGCCGACATTCTAGCGGCATTCGACGATGCAATCGCGGACGGTGTCGATATCATATCTCTTTCAGTTGGAGGGAGCAAACCCAAATATTACTTCAATGATTCAATTGCCATTGGAGCTTTCCACTCGATGAAGCATGGAATATTGACCTCCAACTCTGCTGGAAATGATGGCCCTGACTATTTCACTATTAGAAATTTCTCTCCATGGTCTCTTTCTGTGGCTGCAAGCTCCATTGATAGAAAGTTGGTGTCAAGAGTGCAGCTTGGCAACAAGAATACTTTTCAG GGATATACAATTAACACATTTGATCTTAAAGGAAAACAACATCCCCTCATTTATGCTGGAAGTGCTCCCAATATCTCTGCAGGATTCACTGGCTCTAGCTCCAG ATTTTGCTCCAGAAATTCAGTGGATCGCAACTTGGTGAAGGGAAAAATCGTTCTTTGTGACTCTGTATTGTCTCCTGCAACGTTTGTTTCCTTGAATGGCGCAGTGGGTGTTGTTATGAATGATCTTGGAGTGAAGGATAATGCAAGATCCTATCCCTTGCCTTCCTCCTACCTCGACCCGGTCGACGGGGACAACATCAAAACCTACATGGATCGAACCAG ATTCCCAACTGCAACCATTTTGAAGAGTAATGCAGTGAATGATACGTCTGCTCCTTGGattgtttctttctcctctAGAGGACCCAATCCGGAAACCTACGACATTCTCAAG CCGGATTTGACTGCCCCAGGAGTTGAAATTCTTGCAGCATGGTCTCCAATTGCAACGGTTTCCAGCGGTGTTAGAGATTCGAGGACGACGCtctataatataatttcaGGGACGTCTATGTCTTGCCCGCATGCCACTGCAGCTGCTGTGTATGTAAAAACATTCCATCCCACATGGTCTCCTGCTGCCATCAAATCAGCTCTTATGACAACTG ctACTCCACTGAATGCCAAACTCAATACCCAAGTAGAGTTTGCATATGGTGCAGGCCATATCAACCCACTCAGGGCAGTACATCCAGGGTTATTGTACGACGCATATGAAAGCGACTATGTTAGATTCTTGTGTGGCCAAGGTTACACCACCGCCATGGTTCGCCGCCTCTCGGGTGACAACAGTGTTTGTACTCGTGCCAACTCCGGTCGAGTTTGGGATCTAAACTATCCGTCTTTTGCTCTTTCTTCCACCAGTTCACAATCCTTCAACCAATTTTTCAGAAGAACTGTCACAAACGTTGGATCGAAAGTTTCGACATATAGAGCTAAGGTTGTTGGCGTCCCCCGCGGGCTTTCAATCACCGTGAACCCTCCAGTTCTGTCATTCAATGCCATTGGACAGAAGAAATCTTTTACGTTGACAATTCGCGGATCCATCAGCCAATCTATAGTCTCTGCTTCTTTGGTGTGGAGTGATGGTCATCATAATGTGAGAAGCCCAATCACAGTATTTGTTGTTGGTACagcttaa
- the LOC101216830 gene encoding cucumisin yields the protein MCSSLIFKLIVVLCLISGLLVSCSGSDHDARKVYIVYMGDKLHDTDSDDTDSAPSHHKRILEKGTSSNFAPEFLLHSYKRSFNGFVAKLTEEEAQKISAMEEVVSLFPNEKKHLHTTRSWDFIGLTKDAPRVKQVESNLVVGVFDTGIWPENPSFSDVGYGPIPAKWKGTCQTSANFTCNKKIIGARAYRSNNDFPPEDIRSPRDSDGHGTHTASTVVGGLVNEASFYGLAGGTARGGTPSACIAVYKICWSDGCYSTDILAAFDDAIADGVDMISISLGSPQSSPYFLDPTAIGAFHAMKNGILTSTSAGNEGPNYFSVSNVAPWALSVGASTIDRKLASKVELGNRNIYQGFTINTFDLEGKQYPLIYARDAPNIAGGFTGSMSRFCSANSVNANLVKGKVLVCDSVLPPSRFVNFSDAVGVIMNDGRTKDSSGSYPLPSSYLTTADGNNVKTYMSSNGAPTATIYKSNAINDTSAPLVVSFSSRGPNPQTFDILKPDLTAPGVQILAAWSPIAPVSSGVIDSRKTLYNIISGTSMSCPHVTAAAVYVKTFHPTWSPAAIQSALMTTATPLSAVLNMQAEFAYGAGQIDPVKAIDPGLVYDAGESDYVKFLCGQGYTTSMVQRFSNDKNTVCNSTNMGRVWDLNYPSFALSSSPSRPFNQYFTRTLTNVGSKASTYTSTVRGTPQGLTITVNPTSLSFNSTGQKRNFTLTIRGTVSSSIASASLIWSDGSHNVRSPITVFKVASA from the exons ATGTGTTCTTCTCTTATCTTCAAGCTCATTGTCGTCCTTTGCCTCATTTCTGGCCTACTCGTTTCTTGCTCTGGTTCCGACCATGATGCTCGAAAG GTTTATATTGTGTACATGGGGGACAAGCTACATGATACAGATTCCGATGATACAGATTCCGCTCCTTCCCATCATAAGAGAATATTGGAAAAAGGCACTAGCAG cAATTTCGCTCCAGAATTCCTACTACACAGCTACAAGAGAAGTTTTAATGGATTCGTGGCAAAGCTCACCGAAGAAGAAGCTCAAAAGATTTCCg CAATGGAGGAGGTTGTATCTTTGTTTCCAAATGAAAAGAAGCATCTTCACACGACAAGATCATGGGATTTCATTGGTCTTACAAAGGATGCTCCTCGTGTAAAGCAAGTCGAAAGCAACTTGGTGGTTGGAGTTTTTGACACAGGAATATGGCCAGAAAATCCAAGCTTCAGTGATGTTGGCTATGGCCCTATACCTGCTAAATGGAAGGGCACTTGCCAAACCTCGGCCAATTTCACTTGCAACAA aaaaatcatTGGAGCTCGAGCATATCGCAGCAACAACGATTTTCCTCCCGAAGACATTCGAAGTCCAAGAGATTCCGACGGTCACGGGACACACACCGCATCGACAGTGGTCGGTGGTCTTGTGAATGAAGCAAGTTTCTATGGTCTTGCAGGCGGCACAGCTAGAGGAGGGACTCCTTCTGCATGCATTGCTGTGTACAAGATCTGTTGGTCCGATGGGTGTTACAGTACTGACATTCTTGCGGCGTTCGATGATGCAATTGCTGACGGTGTCGATATGATATCTATTTCACTTGGGTCACCCCAATCGTCTCCTTACTTTTTAGACCCAACCGCCATTGGAGCTTTCCACGCCATGAAGAATGGAATATTGACCTCAACCTCCGCTGGGAATGAAGGCCCTAACTACTTCTCCGTCTCAAATGTCGCTCCATGGGCTCTTTCTGTGGGTGCAAGCACCATAGACAGAAAGTTGGCGTCCAAAGTGGAGCTTGGCAATAGGAATATTTATCAG GGATTCACAATTAACACATTTGATCTTGAGGGAAAACAATATCCTCTAATTTATGCTAGAGATGCACCCAATATTGCTGGAGGCTTCACTGGCTCGATGTCTAG attttgcTCTGCAAACTCAGTGAATGCCAACCTTGTGAAAGGAAAAGTCCTTGTTTGTGATTCCGTATTGCCCCCTTCAAGATTCGTTAATTTCAGTGATGCAGTCGGCGTTATTATGAATGACGGCAGGACGAAGGATAGTTCAGGATCCTATCCCTTGCCTTCTTCCTATCTTACGACGGCAGATGGGAACAACGTCAAAACCTACATGTCTTCAAATGG AGCTCCGACTGCAACAATTTATAAGAGTAATGCAATTAATGATACATCTGCTCCTTTAgtggtttccttttcctcTAGAGGACCCAATCCCCAGACATTTGACATTCTCAAG CCGGATTTGACAGCCCCAGGAGTTCAAATCTTGGCCGCATGGTCTCCTATTGCACCGGTCTCAAGCGGAGTAATAGATTCGAGAAAAACACTGTATAATATAATCTCAGGAACATCAATGTCTTGCCCGCATGTCACTGCAGCCGCTGTGTACGTTAAAACATTCCATCCCACTTGGTCTCCCGCTGCAATCCAGTCAGCTCTCATGACTACCG cTACTCCTTTGAGTGCTGTACTCAATATGCAAGCAGAATTCGCATATGGTGCAGGCCAGATCGACCCAGTAAAAGCAATAGATCCAGGGTTGGTTTATGATGCCGGTGAAAGCGACTACGTGAAATTCTTGTGTGGTCAAGGTTACACCACTTCCATGGTCCAACGTTTCTCCAACGACAAAAATACTGTTTGTAATTCTACTAACATGGGTAGAGTATGGGATCTAAACTATCCTTCCTTTGCACTTTCTTCCTCTCCTTCAAGACCCTTCAACCAATACTTCACAAGAACTCTCACAAATGTTGGATCAAAAGCATCGACATATACATCTACGGTTCGTGGCACTCCACAAGGACTCACAATCACAGTGAACCCTACCAGTTTGTCATTTAATAGCACtggacaaaaaagaaattttacgTTAACTATCCGGGGAACTGTTAGCTCATCCATAGCCTCTGCTTCTTTGATATGGAGTGATGGTTCTCACAATGTGCGAAGCCCTATTACAGTATTTAAGGTCGCTTCAGCTTGA